From the bacterium genome, the window GGCGGTTGCCACCCGGTCGATGTCGAGACCGCTGGCGGCCGCGATCTCCTCACGGGTCGGCCGGCGCCGGAGCTCCTCGGTCAGCGTGTAGACCGTCTCGTTCACCGTTCTGACGATGTCGACCATGTGCACCGGCAAGCGGATGGTGCGAGCCTGGTTGCCCAAACCCCGGGTGATGGCCTGGCGAATCCACCACGTGGCGTAGGTGGAGAACTTGAAGCCCTTGCGCCAGTCGAACTTCTCGACAGCCCGTATCAGTCCGAGGTTGCCCTCTTGTATCATGTCGATCAGGTCCATGCCTCGGCCCGAATAGCGCTTGGCGATCGAGATGACGAGGCGGAGGTTCGACTGGATGAAGATCGCTTTGGCTCTCTCGCCCTCCCTCACCAGCCGGCGTAGCTTCGGGCCGTCGTTCGGGTCGAGATCGGGCGTGGCGTCGAGTTGCTCGCAAGCCTGGCGGCCCAGTTCGATCTGGAGTGCGAGGTCAACCTCGTCCTGGGCGGTCAGGAGGGGGTGCGCCGATACCTCGTCAAGGTACAGGTCAACTGCGTCGGTCGATAGCGGTGTCTCCCTCGCTGCCAAGACCACGCCTACTTACCCCCTCTCTACGGGCACGACAAGGCAACGTATCACCCTGGCAACGATTTGGCAATGTGTTCTTTGATTATGCGGTCCGCATGAGACAGATTCAATGGCCCCGAAGGCCTGTTCTGTCCTTCCCGCGATCCGTGGTGTGGTCACTGGCGCCCGTCCTGGGATCGGTCTTCCTGACAGCCTGCCTGGCGCAATCTCCGGTGGTGGTCGGGGAAGCGCCGATACCCGCGCCGACGGAGGTTCCGACCGTGGCCATCCTGGTCAAGGACGATGCCGGAGAGCCGATCGTCGGGGCGTTGGCCGACACGGAGTACGGCCAGGAGGTCACCGACGGGAGCGGCGTGTTCCGGGTGCGTTGGGAGGGCGAGCCCACCTCGGCCTCGGTTAAGGCCCAAGGTTTCTTCCCCGGCGCGGTGGAGGTCGACTCGTTCCAGGACGATCCCGTCGAACTGGCCCTGCGGCCCGTGGTGTTGCGGGGTGCGGTGGTGGACAACCAGGGATTCGGGTTGGCGATCGCCTCGGTGTCCCTGGGCGGTGTCAACGTGATGACCGACGATCAGGGCAGCTTCGAGATATCGCGGGCTTCACCCGGCACCATCACCGTCGAACGCCCGGGTTGGGTGGCGACCGAGTTCGTCTGGGACGGGGAGATACTCGTCCACGAGATCGTCCTGGAGCCCTATCTGATCCGCGCCCTGCATGTCGGGCACACCGTTTTCGTCTCCGAGGGGCAGTGGTCGGAGATACTCTCGATCGCAGAGGACACGGTGGTCAACGCCCTCGTGATCGATGTCAAGGACGAG encodes:
- a CDS encoding sigma-70 family RNA polymerase sigma factor → MAARETPLSTDAVDLYLDEVSAHPLLTAQDEVDLALQIELGRQACEQLDATPDLDPNDGPKLRRLVREGERAKAIFIQSNLRLVISIAKRYSGRGMDLIDMIQEGNLGLIRAVEKFDWRKGFKFSTYATWWIRQAITRGLGNQARTIRLPVHMVDIVRTVNETVYTLTEELRRRPTREEIAAASGLDIDRVATALATPTSTISIDRPVGEDGDAVLGDFVPDKTAIDPFAYAAAAVRRARIEEALGILTDDERTVVVSRYGLGGTQTMTLTDIGARMGVTREHIRQIERRALSKLRHPSNAYELKTLIDL